One Kosmotoga arenicorallina S304 genomic window carries:
- the frr gene encoding ribosome recycling factor, producing MKNAMLKEAESKMEKSVEKIVEEFSHMRTGRPSPSLLEEIKVDYYGVPTPVNQLATINVSEDRSLIVKPWEKNMLSLIEKAILASNLGLTPLNDGNVIRLNFPIPTTEQREKWIKLAKEIAEKGKVAIRNIRRDFIKEAKELQKEGEMTEDDLKRFEEEIQKLTNKYVDEMDNQLEKKKKEIMEF from the coding sequence ATGAAAAACGCCATGTTAAAAGAGGCAGAAAGTAAAATGGAAAAGAGCGTTGAGAAGATAGTGGAAGAGTTCAGTCATATGAGAACTGGTAGACCCTCTCCTTCATTGCTCGAAGAAATAAAAGTTGATTACTACGGCGTTCCGACGCCTGTTAACCAGCTTGCCACGATAAATGTCTCTGAAGACCGTTCTTTGATTGTCAAACCCTGGGAAAAGAACATGCTTTCTCTCATCGAAAAGGCAATACTCGCTTCAAATCTTGGACTCACTCCTCTTAATGATGGAAATGTCATCAGGTTAAATTTTCCCATTCCTACCACCGAGCAAAGGGAAAAATGGATTAAACTGGCAAAAGAAATCGCTGAGAAGGGAAAGGTTGCTATAAGAAACATCAGGCGCGATTTCATCAAAGAAGCTAAAGAACTGCAAAAAGAGGGAGAAATGACGGAGGATGATTTAAAGCGCTTTGAAGAAGAAATACAAAAACTCACCAACAAGTACGTCGATGAAATGGACAACCAGCTCGAAAAGAAAAAGAAGGAAATAATGGAGTTTTGA
- a CDS encoding Cof-type HAD-IIB family hydrolase, whose product MIEAFVIDIDGTFIDSKGNIPQENLDALKEIEEEGIMIFFASGRMLSSVIKFQSSKLNKIHPIIAYNGAVVWNGRDVIFSKNITTEMAKDIVSYSLSKGLYIQAYVNDELVVPFDCEKAREYAKHSAVDFRVEEKFIEFVTKNTPTKLLIIDTPEKVEVLSAHFAARYNHLNVFRSFATYLDLLPEGVNKGLGLKYLCEDLHVDPACVVAFGDNDNDVPLFEEAGFSVAVANATPNARKAADVIASANYEAGFGRTAMKLIKLLK is encoded by the coding sequence ATGATAGAAGCCTTTGTGATAGATATTGATGGTACTTTTATAGACTCTAAGGGAAATATTCCACAGGAAAACCTTGATGCCTTAAAGGAAATTGAAGAGGAAGGTATAATGATATTTTTTGCCAGCGGCAGAATGTTGAGCTCTGTCATAAAGTTTCAATCTTCAAAACTCAATAAAATCCATCCGATTATAGCTTACAATGGTGCGGTCGTATGGAATGGAAGAGACGTTATTTTCAGCAAAAACATCACCACAGAAATGGCGAAAGACATAGTCAGTTACAGCCTGTCAAAGGGGTTATACATTCAAGCCTATGTTAACGATGAACTTGTCGTTCCCTTCGATTGTGAAAAAGCGCGGGAGTATGCGAAGCATTCGGCTGTTGATTTTAGAGTTGAAGAGAAATTTATTGAATTTGTGACCAAAAATACTCCTACCAAGCTCCTGATAATAGATACACCTGAGAAAGTAGAAGTTTTAAGCGCACATTTCGCTGCCAGATACAATCATCTCAATGTTTTTAGATCCTTTGCTACATATCTTGACCTGCTTCCAGAAGGTGTCAATAAGGGGCTTGGACTAAAATACTTATGCGAAGATTTACATGTCGACCCTGCCTGTGTAGTCGCATTTGGGGATAATGATAACGATGTTCCTTTATTTGAGGAAGCAGGCTTTTCTGTTGCGGTTGCAAATGCTACTCCCAACGCACGAAAAGCAGCTGATGTCATTGCCTCTGCTAATTATGAGGCTGGATTTGGAAGAACAGCGATGAAATTGATAAAACTCCTGAAATAG
- a CDS encoding NAD+ synthase codes for MVIRLGLAQIDITVGDIDGNVEKVFTYLDLARENDIDILVFPELTITGYPPEDLLLRLDFIKENLKALEKVAAATKGSETLVFLGFVDYDSEIYNSAAILKDGEIKGKYHKMHLPNYSVFDEKRYFAPGNKPILVEHASLKIGVNICEDLWVPAGPIIDQSIAGANLIVNLSASPFSVNKWRSRLNILLTRAMEYSATIAYCNMVGGQDELVFDGRSMLVTPEGKYHIAKAFEEELFVVDVDPSVSTRYNLYEGKRKGYSKVSELETVKLPISVKSAIELTPEVNLYESPREEEAFRALVLGLRDYVRKNGFEKVALGLSGGMDSSLVACIASEALGSDNVIGVLMPSEFTSKESIEDAISLAENLSINTLTIPIKEVYHSYLDALKATFKNTKADVTEENIQARIRGNYLMALSNKFGWLVLATGNKSEIATGYATLYGDMAGGIAVIKDVYKTEVYALANYFNEMKGKEIIPKRVFEKAPSAELKPDQRDQDTLPPYEILDGILQLYIEEGLSQTEIVEHGYDGKVVDLVLKLLRRNEYKRKQGAPGIKISRRAFGKDWRMPITNGYRR; via the coding sequence ATGGTGATTAGGTTGGGTCTTGCTCAAATCGATATTACGGTTGGTGACATAGATGGTAATGTTGAAAAAGTCTTTACATATCTTGATTTGGCCCGGGAAAATGATATAGATATTCTCGTATTTCCTGAATTGACCATTACAGGATATCCCCCTGAAGACCTTTTGCTAAGGCTTGATTTTATAAAGGAAAATTTGAAGGCTCTTGAGAAAGTCGCAGCAGCGACAAAAGGATCGGAAACTCTTGTCTTTCTTGGCTTTGTGGATTACGATAGCGAGATATATAATTCTGCTGCTATACTGAAAGATGGCGAAATAAAAGGCAAGTACCATAAAATGCACCTTCCAAATTATTCTGTTTTTGATGAGAAGAGATATTTTGCCCCCGGAAACAAACCGATATTGGTTGAGCATGCTTCCCTGAAAATAGGCGTCAACATCTGTGAAGACCTCTGGGTTCCCGCTGGCCCCATCATTGATCAATCCATTGCCGGGGCAAATCTAATTGTAAACCTTTCAGCTTCTCCCTTTTCGGTCAATAAGTGGAGGTCAAGGTTGAATATATTATTGACCAGAGCGATGGAGTATTCAGCCACAATAGCTTATTGCAATATGGTGGGAGGCCAGGACGAGCTGGTCTTTGATGGGAGAAGTATGCTTGTAACCCCGGAGGGGAAGTACCATATTGCAAAAGCTTTTGAAGAAGAGCTTTTTGTTGTCGACGTGGATCCTTCTGTATCTACAAGGTATAACCTATACGAAGGAAAGCGTAAAGGTTATTCAAAGGTGTCAGAGCTTGAAACCGTAAAGCTTCCTATTTCAGTGAAGTCGGCAATTGAGCTTACCCCAGAAGTTAATTTGTATGAAAGCCCCCGGGAGGAGGAAGCGTTCAGGGCTCTGGTGCTTGGTTTAAGGGATTATGTTCGAAAAAATGGCTTTGAGAAGGTAGCATTAGGTTTAAGCGGCGGGATGGATTCGTCTTTGGTTGCGTGTATTGCTTCAGAAGCCCTTGGCAGCGATAACGTCATTGGCGTTTTAATGCCATCGGAGTTCACATCAAAGGAGAGCATTGAAGACGCGATTTCATTGGCTGAAAATCTTTCGATAAATACCCTGACTATTCCCATCAAAGAAGTTTACCACTCATATTTGGATGCACTCAAAGCCACATTCAAAAATACAAAGGCGGATGTGACTGAGGAAAATATTCAAGCCAGAATTCGCGGGAACTATTTAATGGCACTCTCGAACAAATTCGGATGGCTTGTTCTTGCTACGGGCAATAAAAGCGAGATAGCTACTGGATATGCGACTCTTTATGGTGATATGGCTGGTGGGATTGCCGTTATAAAAGATGTATATAAAACAGAAGTATACGCACTGGCGAACTATTTCAACGAAATGAAGGGGAAAGAGATAATACCAAAAAGGGTATTCGAAAAAGCGCCATCAGCGGAATTGAAACCTGACCAGCGTGACCAGGATACACTTCCGCCTTATGAGATTTTGGATGGCATCTTGCAGCTTTATATTGAGGAGGGTTTGTCACAGACTGAGATTGTGGAGCATGGATACGACGGGAAAGTTGTTGATTTAGTGTTGAAGTTGTTAAGAAGGAATGAGTACAAAAGAAAACAGGGAGCTCCTGGCATAAAGATCTCCCGCCGAGCCTTTGGCAAAGATTGGCGAATGCCGATAACCAATGGATACAGGAGATGA
- the secF gene encoding protein translocase subunit SecF: MRFNVDFVGKRRAFIFLSILLILISIVLFFVKGFNLGIDFTGGTEVSILVPDINFSVADMRSELSAEDPIFGSARIIKQKPLTGETGEAEKARFSIVVNTESDEELADTILKALADKGVVASDMLSVNKISGFAAQEIKGYAWTAVVIAVALILLYITIRFQFSFGVGAIIALVHDLLITLGFFSIFGMEINAPVIAALLTLLGYSLNDTIVVYDRVRENMRKMGGKTIAEIVNKSINDVIVRSLNTSLTTFLAVLTLFIFSGEVLRPFAFGILIGVVVGTYSSLYIAAPVVIGWLERKKR, from the coding sequence ATGAGGTTCAATGTAGATTTTGTAGGAAAAAGGCGTGCATTTATATTTTTATCTATTTTGCTCATCCTCATTTCCATCGTTCTCTTCTTTGTGAAGGGATTCAACCTCGGTATTGACTTCACCGGTGGTACTGAGGTCAGCATTCTCGTTCCTGATATCAATTTCAGTGTTGCTGATATGCGTTCAGAACTTTCCGCTGAAGATCCTATTTTCGGATCTGCAAGGATAATAAAGCAAAAGCCTCTCACAGGTGAAACCGGAGAAGCGGAAAAAGCGCGTTTCTCGATTGTCGTAAACACTGAAAGCGATGAAGAATTGGCGGATACGATACTCAAAGCTCTGGCAGACAAAGGAGTAGTTGCCTCGGACATGCTTTCAGTGAATAAAATATCAGGATTTGCCGCTCAGGAAATAAAGGGCTATGCGTGGACAGCTGTTGTAATTGCGGTTGCACTTATACTGCTTTATATAACGATTAGATTCCAATTCTCCTTTGGTGTTGGTGCAATTATTGCACTGGTTCACGATTTGCTCATTACCCTGGGCTTTTTCAGCATTTTCGGTATGGAAATCAACGCCCCGGTTATAGCGGCATTGCTTACATTACTTGGTTATTCTTTGAATGATACCATCGTTGTGTATGACAGGGTAAGGGAAAATATGAGAAAAATGGGCGGCAAAACAATTGCAGAAATAGTCAACAAAAGTATCAATGATGTTATCGTAAGATCTTTGAATACTTCCTTGACAACATTTTTGGCTGTACTTACTCTGTTCATCTTTTCCGGAGAGGTTCTTAGGCCTTTCGCCTTCGGCATTTTGATCGGTGTTGTTGTGGGTACTTATTCTTCACTGTACATTGCCGCTCCGGTGGTTATTGGATGGCTCGAAAGAAAGAAGAGATAA
- the yajC gene encoding preprotein translocase subunit YajC, whose translation MFPFLGFVTYAPVTSEPAPAAPTSSVGGLSGIFVWLIIMVALFYFMIIMPQRRREKQFKQMMSQLKVGDRIVTAGGILGKVINIKDNTIRVRTGNGSEIDVTRRSITAIIGKGENPNEVDVEKK comes from the coding sequence ATGTTTCCATTTTTGGGATTTGTAACCTACGCTCCGGTAACATCAGAACCAGCTCCCGCTGCCCCAACATCCAGTGTTGGCGGACTTTCGGGAATATTTGTCTGGCTTATAATAATGGTAGCTCTCTTCTATTTTATGATCATCATGCCCCAGAGAAGAAGGGAAAAACAGTTTAAGCAAATGATGTCACAGTTGAAAGTTGGAGATAGAATAGTCACCGCTGGTGGAATATTGGGAAAGGTCATCAACATTAAAGATAATACAATAAGAGTTCGAACCGGTAACGGTTCAGAAATCGATGTGACACGCCGTTCCATAACAGCGATTATTGGAAAAGGCGAAAACCCCAATGAGGTTGATGTAGAAAAGAAATAG
- the secD gene encoding protein translocase subunit SecD, which translates to MRANQKRLITSVIVLILALLPLLIPRGGAEGDTFLSKIAANIRLGLDIKGGALLEYQMVTQAPKEELNSLADRVIEVLRRRLDAAGFTEATVEKVTAKIEYGQDIPPVRVRVEIPGITDIDKAERLIGSTGKLYFADVLAIETGEATPQIPSDLLFEVSKRKLQGAEPYWLRDIHFGKLENGIKNQIWYLVSPKVLVGTQFIELNGSSVTEAQPGVNPKPNPGQGKFMVTLKFNSEGGNTFYKITAEKASYSSGDVKNRLAIVLDESVIIAPGVNEPITGGSAVITGLQTIDEAKEVAILVGSGNLPVELASFNKQILSPTLGRDIIMAALWAGIAGLIVVMIYMVVFYGVMGLVADVALIYNSILLFGLLSATGSILTLPGIAGIILTIGTTVDGNVLIYERIKEELRLGKTPENAIDSAFSKVFWTIFDANLTTIIAGLVLLYFGTGTVKGFAITLILGVIGAMFTNLVVSRTMLTGMSGSIKPSRYVKEARTGGGEAR; encoded by the coding sequence ATGAGAGCAAACCAGAAAAGGCTTATAACTAGTGTAATTGTTCTGATTCTTGCATTGTTGCCTCTTCTCATCCCACGCGGTGGAGCGGAAGGCGATACATTTCTCTCCAAAATTGCTGCAAATATCAGGCTAGGGCTTGATATCAAAGGTGGAGCATTGCTCGAATATCAGATGGTAACTCAGGCTCCAAAGGAAGAACTCAATTCCCTTGCGGATAGAGTCATCGAGGTACTCAGGCGCAGGCTTGACGCTGCTGGCTTCACAGAGGCTACCGTGGAGAAAGTAACAGCGAAAATCGAGTATGGACAGGATATACCGCCTGTCAGAGTAAGAGTGGAAATACCCGGTATTACTGATATTGATAAAGCAGAACGTTTGATAGGAAGCACCGGTAAGCTTTATTTTGCAGATGTTCTGGCTATTGAAACTGGTGAGGCTACCCCTCAGATCCCCTCAGATCTCCTTTTTGAGGTCAGCAAGAGGAAACTCCAGGGAGCTGAACCTTACTGGCTTCGCGATATTCATTTCGGAAAACTTGAAAATGGTATCAAAAACCAGATTTGGTACCTTGTTAGCCCGAAGGTACTGGTTGGAACGCAGTTTATCGAACTCAATGGGAGCTCTGTTACCGAAGCCCAGCCCGGTGTGAATCCAAAACCAAATCCGGGACAGGGGAAATTCATGGTAACACTTAAATTCAACAGCGAAGGCGGAAATACATTCTATAAGATAACAGCCGAAAAAGCTAGCTATTCTTCCGGTGACGTGAAAAATCGATTGGCAATTGTTCTTGACGAAAGCGTAATTATAGCTCCTGGCGTAAACGAGCCCATTACAGGAGGAAGTGCAGTAATCACGGGACTCCAAACAATTGATGAAGCAAAAGAAGTCGCCATTCTTGTTGGCAGTGGCAACCTTCCAGTTGAACTGGCATCTTTCAATAAACAGATACTTTCCCCAACTTTGGGCAGAGACATAATAATGGCCGCCCTTTGGGCCGGAATAGCAGGACTTATTGTAGTCATGATATACATGGTGGTTTTCTATGGAGTAATGGGGCTTGTTGCCGATGTAGCTTTGATTTATAACAGCATATTGCTGTTTGGTTTGCTTTCAGCTACAGGCTCGATCCTTACATTGCCCGGTATAGCGGGTATTATCCTTACTATAGGAACCACTGTTGACGGCAATGTGCTGATATACGAAAGAATAAAGGAAGAACTCAGACTCGGGAAAACTCCAGAAAATGCTATTGACAGCGCTTTTAGTAAGGTTTTCTGGACTATTTTTGATGCTAATCTTACAACGATAATTGCCGGCCTTGTCCTGCTATACTTTGGTACGGGCACGGTTAAAGGATTTGCCATAACACTTATTCTCGGAGTAATAGGTGCTATGTTCACCAACCTGGTGGTCTCAAGAACAATGCTTACCGGGATGTCCGGTAGCATAAAGCCTTCGAGATATGTCAAAGAGGCCCGCACCGGAGGAGGCGAGGCAAGATGA
- a CDS encoding phosphatidate cytidylyltransferase has product MRSKELGIRLVTAFLVGPFVVLCFVNYYSLIGLVATVVMFASFEYINFSLKELKHPLLRLVYVAIITLTTVLYGLLLDKLNLFGDTKRRPELLFSLAFITIVTLTILAVNDTRKAKLFVVNGSLPLIYISLCLSFFFPLYIHFGPFIALLNLLSVWVFDAGAYFSGIRFGKIRISPSYSPKKSLEGAIGGYLFTVFFVWLYGSVVTLIDPNFHMIGLDEVLLLPMVVAVFGTVGDIAESALKRFHNLKDSGSILPGHGGMLDRIDGLLFVTPIFYIFMILLNN; this is encoded by the coding sequence ATGAGGAGTAAAGAGCTTGGCATAAGACTGGTTACGGCTTTTCTTGTGGGGCCCTTTGTGGTCCTTTGCTTTGTAAATTATTATTCGCTCATAGGATTGGTGGCAACTGTCGTTATGTTTGCAAGCTTTGAATATATCAATTTTAGTCTCAAAGAATTGAAACACCCCCTTTTAAGGCTGGTTTATGTGGCTATAATTACGCTAACCACTGTGCTTTACGGGCTGCTGCTGGATAAACTTAACCTTTTTGGCGACACCAAACGCAGGCCCGAGCTTCTCTTCAGCCTTGCCTTTATTACAATAGTCACCCTTACGATTCTTGCGGTAAACGATACCAGAAAAGCGAAGCTATTTGTTGTGAATGGCTCTTTGCCTCTGATTTACATTTCGCTTTGCCTTTCTTTTTTCTTTCCATTGTACATTCATTTCGGCCCCTTTATAGCATTGCTGAACCTTCTTTCAGTATGGGTTTTCGATGCGGGTGCATATTTTTCAGGAATCAGATTTGGCAAAATCAGGATCTCACCTTCATATAGTCCGAAGAAGAGTCTTGAAGGAGCAATTGGTGGATATCTTTTTACCGTGTTTTTTGTCTGGCTTTATGGATCAGTGGTGACGTTGATAGATCCTAACTTTCATATGATCGGTCTTGATGAAGTTCTTCTTCTTCCCATGGTAGTGGCAGTTTTTGGCACCGTTGGTGATATAGCGGAATCAGCCCTTAAAAGATTTCACAACTTGAAAGATTCGGGTAGTATTTTGCCTGGTCATGGAGGTATGTTAGATAGGATTGATGGTCTACTATTTGTAACACCAATATTTTATATATTTATGATTTTGCTGAACAATTGA
- a CDS encoding phospholipase D-like domain-containing protein, whose translation MSSIKILLTFLVLFFGISLYSSTIEYYSSEKYSLSESVIQLLDTAESTVLFVSYSLDETKVIDKLNELVKRGIYVEGIVDNSSIFRSLSHDLLFKLECDNSQALIHAKFMIIDGHYAVVSTGNLTHGGLSEDSNILLCFKSEEVALGLMNFYQAIKKGERAPDFQVENAYFYLTPHENIDEIILKKLQSAKREIFFLIYAFTDPRFLTVFKYMASKGIDVKGVVDDWNISSSYLYKYFSPGLGLRFNKEKWLLHDKTLIIDRRFIITGSANFTKSAWSKNRELVVIIESEDLAKAFISHFNYLWEVSGYGD comes from the coding sequence ATGTCTTCAATCAAGATACTTCTCACGTTCCTCGTTTTATTCTTCGGAATATCTCTTTATTCATCAACAATAGAGTATTATTCCTCAGAAAAATACTCCCTTTCTGAAAGCGTCATTCAATTGCTTGATACAGCGGAGAGCACAGTGCTTTTTGTCTCATATTCTCTTGACGAAACGAAGGTAATAGACAAATTGAATGAGCTTGTAAAAAGGGGTATCTATGTTGAAGGCATTGTGGACAATTCTTCTATTTTCCGTAGTTTATCTCATGATCTCCTATTTAAATTAGAGTGCGACAATTCACAGGCTTTAATTCATGCGAAGTTCATGATAATTGATGGTCATTATGCAGTCGTTTCAACGGGAAATCTAACTCACGGCGGATTGAGTGAAGATTCAAATATTCTGTTGTGTTTCAAGTCCGAAGAGGTTGCTCTAGGACTTATGAATTTCTATCAAGCCATAAAAAAGGGGGAAAGAGCTCCCGACTTTCAGGTAGAAAACGCCTATTTCTACCTTACGCCCCATGAAAACATTGATGAAATCATATTGAAAAAGTTGCAATCAGCCAAGAGAGAAATATTTTTTTTGATATACGCCTTTACAGACCCGCGCTTTTTGACAGTTTTCAAATATATGGCGAGCAAAGGGATCGACGTCAAAGGTGTTGTAGATGACTGGAATATATCGAGTTCTTACCTTTACAAGTATTTTTCGCCAGGGCTTGGTCTCCGCTTCAACAAAGAAAAATGGCTTCTTCATGACAAGACATTGATAATAGACAGACGATTTATCATAACTGGCTCGGCCAACTTTACTAAAAGCGCATGGAGTAAAAATAGGGAGTTAGTTGTTATAATTGAATCGGAAGATTTGGCAAAGGCTTTTATAAGCCATTTCAATTATCTCTGGGAGGTTAGCGGATATGGTGATTAG
- a CDS encoding isoprenyl transferase codes for MNIKLPKHLAIIMDGNGRWARQRGLNRIEGHKIGARTAEEVTRWCADLGIKYLTLYAFSTENWKRPEEEVQFLFQLMVNYLKSRLNLLIDESIRISFLGRIEELPEETRSFCRFLENKTAQCDRLHLIIALNYGGRSEIVDATRKILNKGLKHVDDNVIQENLYLPDLPDPDLIIRTSGEQRLSNFLLWQSSYSELYFTNTLWPDFSREELEKALEEYSKRKRRYGAVISDEE; via the coding sequence ATGAACATAAAACTTCCGAAGCATCTGGCGATTATCATGGATGGCAATGGCCGATGGGCCAGGCAAAGAGGGTTGAACCGCATTGAAGGCCACAAAATAGGCGCCAGAACAGCTGAAGAAGTTACCAGATGGTGTGCTGACCTTGGAATAAAATATCTGACTCTCTATGCGTTTTCAACCGAAAATTGGAAACGTCCGGAAGAGGAAGTACAATTCCTCTTTCAGCTAATGGTCAATTATCTGAAGAGCAGGCTGAATCTCCTTATAGACGAATCCATTAGAATCAGTTTTTTGGGTAGAATCGAAGAACTGCCTGAGGAAACAAGAAGCTTTTGCAGATTTTTAGAAAACAAGACAGCTCAATGTGACAGACTACACCTTATTATTGCTTTGAATTACGGCGGAAGATCTGAAATAGTAGATGCCACCAGAAAAATCTTGAATAAAGGATTAAAGCACGTAGATGATAACGTGATTCAAGAAAATCTGTATTTGCCCGATTTGCCTGATCCTGATCTCATAATCAGGACTTCCGGTGAACAGAGATTGAGTAATTTCCTCTTGTGGCAAAGCTCTTATAGCGAGCTTTATTTCACAAACACCCTCTGGCCGGATTTTTCCAGAGAAGAATTAGAAAAGGCTCTTGAGGAATATTCGAAAAGAAAACGTAGATATGGGGCTGTGATAAGTGATGAGGAGTAA